A window of the Methyloprofundus sp. genome harbors these coding sequences:
- a CDS encoding vitamin B12 transporter: protein MKKFFIASPFLFSTLPTAVHADHTVALAPLTVTATRNQQDTRLVSSTLITRQDIERKQLNSIEQALRGVAGINIANNGGLGKNTSVFLRGTESDHVLVLIDGVRAGSATSGGAAWQHIPISEVESIEVIRGPKSSLYGADAIGGVIHIHTRSAAASTSAINPELSVGGGNYGHYKVQAGISGAVEQAWYNANFSYQANEGFNSCAGALSYGCFTNEPDRDGYQNYSGTLRLGYRFTDWLSVEGHALYSGGHTEFDGSFVNEGDFAQLVYGGKATIQAMDFWRIDLTGGESRDESTNFLYDTQKSHFDTQRVSFSALNNFTLAPKQLLSLGYDFQNDSIDSNENFAETSRHNHAVFLQYQGQLANNQFILAYRSDFNQQFGQNSTWNASWGYAFDNGILVSASYGTAFKAPTFNELYFPGFGNSDLNPEKSETYEIGVSGEHNNWNWALNGYLTYIDNMIAYDSTIFAPNNLSSARIMGIEAMLGAQLYGFDLQANYSALDPESMDAATFGNVLPRRAQQTFRFDIDRQFGAASIGSTLNVEGRRFDDLKNTRSVDGFVTWDLRAEYQFYEQFTLQGSINNILNTQYQTAAGYNSPGMTVFFNLRYAPTL from the coding sequence ATGAAAAAATTTTTTATTGCCAGCCCTTTCTTATTCAGCACTCTTCCAACAGCAGTGCATGCAGATCATACGGTAGCACTTGCACCTTTAACGGTAACGGCTACACGTAATCAACAAGATACTCGGCTAGTATCAAGCACCCTTATTACTCGACAAGATATAGAACGCAAACAGCTTAATAGTATTGAACAGGCTTTGCGTGGTGTTGCTGGTATCAATATCGCTAATAATGGTGGCTTAGGTAAAAATACGTCAGTATTTTTACGAGGTACCGAATCAGATCATGTTTTAGTTTTGATTGATGGTGTTCGTGCTGGCTCTGCCACATCAGGTGGTGCAGCTTGGCAACATATACCGATCAGTGAAGTCGAATCGATTGAAGTCATACGCGGCCCTAAATCCAGCTTATATGGTGCTGATGCTATTGGTGGGGTCATTCATATTCATACTCGTAGTGCCGCTGCATCGACATCGGCAATTAATCCTGAATTGTCTGTGGGTGGTGGGAATTATGGACACTATAAAGTACAAGCCGGCATATCAGGAGCTGTTGAGCAGGCTTGGTATAATGCCAACTTTAGTTATCAAGCCAATGAGGGCTTTAATTCCTGTGCAGGGGCATTAAGCTATGGTTGTTTTACCAATGAACCGGATAGAGACGGTTACCAAAATTATTCAGGAACACTACGTTTAGGCTATCGTTTTACCGATTGGCTGAGTGTGGAAGGCCATGCTTTGTATAGTGGTGGTCACACTGAGTTTGATGGTAGCTTTGTTAATGAAGGTGATTTTGCACAACTTGTTTATGGTGGTAAGGCGACCATTCAGGCTATGGACTTTTGGCGTATTGATTTAACGGGGGGTGAAAGCCGCGATGAATCCACTAACTTCTTGTATGACACACAAAAAAGTCATTTTGATACCCAACGTGTTTCATTTTCAGCACTGAATAATTTTACTTTGGCTCCTAAACAGTTACTGTCTTTAGGCTATGATTTTCAAAATGACAGTATTGATAGTAATGAGAATTTTGCAGAAACCTCGCGTCATAATCATGCTGTTTTTCTGCAATACCAAGGCCAGTTGGCCAATAATCAATTTATACTGGCTTATCGTAGTGATTTTAATCAACAGTTTGGCCAAAATAGCACCTGGAATGCATCATGGGGTTATGCCTTTGATAATGGTATTTTAGTCTCGGCTTCTTATGGCACCGCTTTTAAAGCACCAACTTTTAACGAACTTTATTTCCCTGGTTTTGGTAATAGCGACTTAAATCCGGAGAAGTCAGAAACTTATGAAATAGGCGTTAGTGGTGAGCATAATAACTGGAATTGGGCACTGAATGGTTATTTGACCTATATTGACAATATGATTGCTTATGACAGCACCATCTTTGCGCCGAATAATTTAAGCTCGGCGCGTATCATGGGGATAGAGGCGATGCTTGGTGCACAACTTTATGGTTTTGATCTGCAAGCAAATTATAGTGCCTTAGACCCGGAAAGTATGGATGCGGCTACTTTTGGTAATGTACTACCTAGGCGTGCACAACAGACATTTCGCTTTGATATCGATCGACAATTTGGTGCTGCCAGTATAGGGAGTACCCTTAATGTTGAAGGACGGCGCTTTGATGATTTGAAAAATACGCGAAGTGTCGATGGTTTTGTTACTTGGGACTTAAGAGCAGAATATCAATTCTATGAGCAGTTTACTTTGCAAGGTTCAATCAATAACATTCTGAATACTCAATATCAAACGGCAGCAGGCTATAACTCGCCAGGCATGACCGTTTTCTTTAATTTGCGCTATGCGCCGACACTTTAA
- a CDS encoding transposase, IS4 family, producing MFILRDLLSPLQSHFSETTLGKERASLFAYTLLSIIVPFTSSISSNLWRSLETLFGINIKRKRFYTFMASTKLPWQGLWKTAWDLIDNPETDDRLLIALDDFINPKVGKKIFGCETIYDHAAKANQSDYPWAQNVVAIGLLKQIKNRWACLFLDFRHYLPQKAIDAQSDRAKIKGRLQSFETKIGQAAQMIIGVANHFSGKQILAVTDSWFGNAGLLKPVRKEVGSLFDILSRLRCNSVLYDLPETRQSGQRGRPRKYGQRLGSATEMAKCIRHEAAEYQVTLYGKQRTVLAHERIVMLKSLKCKVRVVWVFRKTQWIALFSTDLSLSVTQMIEFYGARWKIESGFKELKQDIGSQKSQCRNAHSVTNHLNFCMMASTLTWIYADRLKADPERRHKVKGRASFAFSDVRRIITEAALNPDFNHVCPKPSNSPINPLIAVLLRMVA from the coding sequence ATGTTCATTTTACGCGATCTTCTTTCTCCTCTTCAATCACATTTTTCAGAAACCACGCTCGGCAAAGAAAGAGCCTCGTTATTTGCCTATACGCTACTGTCGATCATTGTCCCGTTTACTTCCTCCATTAGTTCCAATTTATGGCGTAGCCTTGAAACGCTGTTCGGTATCAATATCAAGCGGAAACGATTTTACACATTCATGGCATCAACCAAATTACCGTGGCAAGGTTTATGGAAAACAGCCTGGGACCTGATCGACAACCCTGAAACGGACGACCGATTATTAATTGCCCTGGATGATTTCATCAACCCTAAAGTGGGCAAAAAAATCTTTGGTTGCGAAACCATTTATGATCATGCGGCCAAAGCCAATCAAAGCGACTACCCATGGGCACAAAACGTGGTAGCCATCGGTTTGCTCAAGCAAATAAAAAATCGTTGGGCCTGTTTGTTTTTAGATTTTCGCCACTACCTTCCACAGAAAGCGATTGATGCACAATCCGATCGAGCGAAGATCAAAGGTCGATTGCAGTCGTTTGAAACCAAGATCGGCCAAGCTGCACAGATGATCATCGGGGTTGCAAATCATTTTTCCGGCAAGCAAATACTCGCGGTGACCGATAGTTGGTTTGGCAATGCAGGTTTGTTAAAGCCCGTACGCAAAGAGGTAGGCAGTCTGTTTGATATTCTGTCGCGCCTGCGCTGTAATAGTGTTTTATATGATCTTCCCGAGACAAGACAATCTGGGCAGCGAGGGAGACCTCGAAAATATGGCCAGCGCTTGGGTTCGGCAACAGAAATGGCAAAATGCATTCGTCACGAAGCCGCCGAATATCAGGTGACTCTTTATGGCAAACAGCGTACGGTACTTGCCCATGAACGCATTGTCATGCTGAAAAGTTTAAAATGCAAAGTACGCGTCGTGTGGGTTTTTCGTAAAACGCAATGGATCGCACTGTTTAGCACGGACTTGTCATTATCGGTCACGCAAATGATCGAGTTTTATGGTGCGAGATGGAAAATCGAATCAGGATTCAAGGAGTTGAAACAAGACATCGGCAGTCAAAAAAGTCAGTGTCGTAATGCGCATTCCGTGACCAATCATTTGAATTTTTGTATGATGGCAAGTACGCTGACCTGGATTTATGCCGACCGTTTAAAGGCGGATCCGGAGCGTCGGCACAAAGTAAAAGGGCGCGCCAGTTTTGCCTTTTCAGACGTGCGGCGCATCATTACCGAGGCAGCATTGAACCCGGATTTTAATCATGTTTGCCCCAAACCAAGCAACTCCCCGATAAATCCACTGATTGCCGTACTGTTACGCATGGTGGCTTGA
- a CDS encoding cardiolipin synthase (CMP-forming) — MAWHGYGLAFMSVLALAFLSDILDGMAARMTGQVTKLGAKLDTWADLVTYLTIGFGTWWLWSDIVHREDLYLYAIIACYLLPASLGLLKFGSYPSYHTWGTKISAVVIGCSLYPLFLWDMAWPFRISVYIYVFAAMEEFVITLLLNEQQTNVRTLWHVLHKKLRQ, encoded by the coding sequence TTGGCATGGCATGGCTATGGTCTTGCCTTTATGTCTGTCCTGGCACTCGCTTTTTTATCAGATATACTGGATGGCATGGCCGCTCGTATGACAGGGCAAGTGACTAAGCTAGGCGCTAAGCTAGATACTTGGGCAGATTTGGTGACTTATTTGACGATTGGTTTCGGTACTTGGTGGCTCTGGTCTGATATTGTGCACCGTGAGGATCTTTATTTATATGCGATTATTGCCTGTTATTTGCTTCCAGCTTCATTAGGATTACTTAAATTTGGTAGCTACCCTAGTTACCATACTTGGGGAACCAAAATTTCAGCTGTTGTCATTGGCTGTTCCTTATACCCTTTGTTTCTTTGGGATATGGCATGGCCATTTCGAATTTCGGTGTATATCTATGTGTTTGCCGCAATGGAGGAGTTTGTGATTACTTTATTACTAAATGAGCAACAAACGAATGTACGCACCCTATGGCATGTATTGCATAAAAAGCTACGGCAATAA
- a CDS encoding alkane 1-monooxygenase, with protein sequence MHSNLNYLACFFLPITVVLFLSSAPHDALTALLWTIPLWALIILDWFSPKVQPSIRIPQLTHQFYDTLLYVLAFLQFLIISLLLIYASRLQWNSTQAILTSGINLVVMRILVGTTSGSSALIVAHELIHRPKRHLRVLGRLLLYSVCYEHFVIAHIRGHHYSVATPTDMATARFDESFSSYWQRIYLGHFQYAWHSELQRLGLLELPKYHYKMLRNSVLQGLIIEIILVLLIFMLFGWAAAFIFLYQAFAGIRLLESINYYQHWGLEQGKAGDTLAWVNQSMVTEYALIGLSRHIGHHKNAATAFYATPYSEQGPIMPYGYFVTNLWVKLDNVAYRRVSASILQKYWHSES encoded by the coding sequence ATGCATTCAAATTTAAATTATTTGGCCTGCTTTTTTTTGCCAATCACCGTGGTTTTGTTTTTAAGCTCCGCCCCCCATGATGCATTGACTGCACTCCTTTGGACCATACCACTTTGGGCATTAATTATACTTGATTGGTTCAGTCCAAAAGTACAGCCCTCGATACGAATACCACAGCTTACACACCAGTTTTACGACACGCTTTTATATGTGCTGGCCTTCCTGCAATTCCTCATTATCAGTTTATTATTAATCTATGCTAGTCGCTTGCAATGGAATTCTACGCAAGCAATACTCACTTCTGGCATTAACTTGGTTGTCATGCGAATTTTGGTGGGTACCACCTCGGGTAGTTCGGCGCTAATCGTTGCTCATGAATTAATACATCGACCCAAACGACATTTACGGGTGTTAGGGCGCTTATTACTATATAGCGTTTGTTATGAACATTTTGTCATTGCCCATATTCGCGGGCATCATTATAGTGTGGCCACACCTACCGATATGGCAACTGCGCGTTTCGATGAGAGCTTTAGCAGCTATTGGCAAAGGATCTATTTGGGACATTTTCAATATGCATGGCATTCTGAATTACAGCGCTTGGGTTTGCTAGAACTGCCCAAGTATCATTATAAAATGCTGCGTAATTCAGTACTACAAGGCTTAATTATTGAGATTATATTGGTACTGCTGATTTTTATGCTATTTGGTTGGGCCGCCGCCTTTATTTTTTTATATCAGGCTTTTGCAGGCATACGCTTATTGGAAAGTATTAATTATTATCAACACTGGGGACTGGAGCAGGGTAAGGCTGGTGATACTTTAGCTTGGGTGAATCAGTCTATGGTCACTGAATATGCATTGATTGGTCTATCACGGCATATCGGTCACCATAAAAATGCAGCCACCGCATTTTATGCAACACCCTATAGCGAGCAGGGGCCAATTATGCCCTATGGGTATTTTGTGACTAACCTTTGGGTTAAATTAGATAATGTAGCTTATCGGCGAGTGTCTGCAAGTATCCTACAAAAATACTGGCATAGTGAAAGCTAA
- a CDS encoding carbamoyltransferase codes for MSKHYIGLSITYHDPALAIIDAQGKVLFAEATERYLQNKRALNCVADPLLQLPDLLDQYCPDPDSFVIAINWRKRRPVYENVVATLGCLTAPGLLKTGIKRLRSPLRNYQLHHMIASQRNCITSAGLNLARVIAENYPDCTIEFTDYHHHLTHAATACYSSPYAEAACAVIDSFGENGSMAFYHFKDQKLECLYESKGTGSIGFYYMKITELCGFDWLKGEEWKVMGLAPYGKLNQELYQLLSGTISVEGFVCQHQSKQLFAHVAALDKFKRAEQDPIEYAADLAYTGQYFFAELMTRLLQYLQQQTGCTNLTLAGGCALNSAFNGQIKSRTAFEQVFIPVAPADDGTALGAAWLALQDKQPEVMIKNTLPLSAYLGSRIADQSIMRLIQHNRALDIQHLPDSICTVTAELLAQGQLLGWIQGRAEFGPRSLGNRSILADPRSATTKDAINQKIKFRESFRPFAPSVLHEHAADFFVDYHESPYMDKTLQINPERQQQVAAVCHVDGTGRLQTVKQEWNPRFYELINHFYQRTQIPMLLNTSFNVMGKPMVHTLEDAIAVFLTTGLDALVINDYLIRKPRA; via the coding sequence ATGAGTAAGCACTATATAGGCTTATCTATTACTTATCATGATCCCGCTTTGGCGATCATTGATGCACAAGGCAAGGTGTTGTTTGCAGAAGCCACCGAGCGCTATTTGCAAAATAAACGTGCGCTCAACTGTGTCGCCGATCCATTGTTGCAACTCCCCGATTTATTAGATCAATATTGCCCCGATCCAGACAGTTTTGTTATTGCAATTAATTGGCGTAAACGTCGGCCTGTATACGAAAATGTAGTGGCGACTTTAGGCTGCTTGACTGCTCCCGGTTTGTTAAAAACAGGTATCAAGAGATTGCGTTCACCGCTACGTAATTATCAGTTGCATCATATGATTGCCAGTCAGCGCAATTGCATTACCAGTGCAGGGCTTAATTTAGCGCGGGTTATTGCTGAAAATTACCCAGACTGTACTATTGAATTTACCGACTACCATCACCACCTCACCCATGCTGCAACTGCTTGTTACAGTAGTCCCTATGCAGAAGCAGCCTGCGCAGTGATTGATTCTTTTGGTGAAAATGGCTCGATGGCTTTTTATCATTTTAAAGACCAAAAACTAGAGTGTCTGTATGAAAGTAAAGGCACGGGCAGTATTGGTTTTTACTATATGAAAATTACTGAGCTGTGTGGTTTTGATTGGCTTAAAGGTGAGGAGTGGAAAGTCATGGGCTTGGCTCCTTATGGCAAATTAAACCAAGAGCTATATCAATTATTAAGCGGGACGATTTCGGTAGAGGGCTTTGTTTGTCAGCATCAATCCAAACAGTTGTTTGCTCATGTTGCTGCGCTGGATAAGTTTAAACGTGCTGAGCAAGACCCCATTGAGTATGCTGCTGACTTAGCCTATACGGGTCAGTATTTTTTTGCAGAATTAATGACGCGTTTATTGCAATATCTACAGCAGCAAACAGGCTGTACAAACCTAACTCTAGCTGGGGGCTGTGCCTTAAATTCAGCTTTTAATGGCCAGATAAAAAGCCGTACTGCATTCGAGCAGGTTTTTATTCCTGTTGCTCCTGCTGATGATGGCACTGCATTAGGCGCAGCCTGGTTGGCACTGCAAGATAAGCAACCAGAGGTGATGATTAAAAATACTCTGCCACTTTCAGCTTACTTAGGCAGTCGCATTGCTGACCAGTCGATTATGCGGTTGATACAACATAATCGTGCCTTAGATATTCAGCACTTGCCCGATAGTATTTGTACGGTGACTGCTGAACTTTTAGCACAAGGCCAATTGCTAGGCTGGATACAAGGGCGAGCTGAATTTGGGCCGCGATCATTAGGTAACCGTTCTATTTTGGCCGATCCACGTAGTGCAACTACCAAAGATGCCATTAATCAAAAAATTAAATTTCGGGAAAGCTTTCGTCCGTTTGCACCTTCGGTATTACATGAGCACGCGGCTGATTTTTTTGTTGATTATCATGAGTCGCCTTATATGGATAAGACTTTACAGATCAATCCTGAGCGGCAACAGCAAGTGGCAGCGGTGTGTCATGTCGATGGAACAGGGCGTTTGCAGACAGTTAAGCAAGAATGGAATCCACGCTTTTATGAGTTAATCAATCATTTCTATCAACGCACGCAAATACCGATGTTGTTAAATACCAGTTTTAATGTCATGGGTAAACCGATGGTGCATACACTGGAAGACGCTATAGCGGTATTTTTAACAACAGGATTGGATGCCTTGGTGATTAATGATTATTTAATTCGTAAGCCTCGCGCATGA
- a CDS encoding alanine racemase, whose translation MIPVAAHIELNMCALQHNVAKVHEYAPQSQLIAVIKANAYGHGLIRIAHALQGSVDAFAVARLDEAIRLRQAEVTGTILVLQGITQLDELQVLQQYQLDIVVHTEQQVELLEVADLAKKLNIWLKIDTGMHRLGIRPEQLASILTRLQQCPVVADSIKFMTHFANADDPQDAMTSQQLQLFNTITQDFLAEKSSANSAAIIAWPASHQQWVRPGLMLYGAAPILGKSAAELGLLPVMSLYAGLIAIKTLSKGDNVGYGGHWTAAEDTLLGVVAIGYGDGYPRHIREGASVLIGAQRVPIIGRVSMDMLTVDLSAYPDATVGEQVTLWGAGLPVEEIAHYADTIPYTLLCGITQRVRVQIKND comes from the coding sequence GTGATACCCGTTGCTGCACATATTGAACTCAATATGTGCGCATTACAGCATAATGTAGCAAAAGTTCACGAATATGCACCACAATCACAGTTAATAGCTGTTATTAAAGCAAATGCTTATGGGCATGGCTTAATACGTATAGCACATGCTTTGCAGGGAAGTGTTGATGCTTTTGCAGTGGCGCGTTTAGATGAAGCTATTCGCTTAAGGCAAGCGGAAGTGACGGGAACCATTTTAGTGTTACAAGGCATTACCCAGTTAGATGAGCTGCAGGTTTTACAACAATATCAATTAGATATAGTCGTGCATACCGAACAGCAAGTTGAGTTGCTGGAAGTAGCTGATTTAGCAAAAAAACTTAATATCTGGTTAAAAATTGATACAGGTATGCATCGCTTGGGTATTCGTCCTGAGCAGCTTGCCTCTATCTTGACTCGTTTGCAACAGTGCCCGGTAGTCGCTGACTCAATAAAGTTCATGACCCATTTTGCAAATGCTGATGACCCGCAAGATGCCATGACAAGTCAGCAACTGCAATTATTTAATACAATCACCCAAGATTTTCTGGCCGAAAAAAGCAGTGCTAATTCAGCTGCCATTATTGCTTGGCCTGCAAGTCATCAGCAATGGGTCAGGCCAGGCCTCATGTTATATGGTGCTGCACCGATATTAGGTAAAAGTGCAGCAGAATTGGGCTTATTGCCTGTGATGAGTTTGTACGCAGGCCTTATTGCTATTAAGACACTGAGTAAAGGTGATAATGTTGGCTATGGAGGTCATTGGACTGCTGCTGAAGACACTCTTTTAGGTGTTGTTGCTATTGGTTATGGTGATGGCTATCCAAGGCATATTCGTGAGGGTGCCTCAGTATTGATCGGTGCACAACGAGTGCCCATTATTGGGCGAGTCTCTATGGATATGTTGACCGTTGATTTGAGTGCATATCCAGATGCAACAGTAGGTGAGCAAGTTACCTTATGGGGAGCAGGTTTGCCAGTAGAAGAAATTGCCCACTATGCGGATACTATTCCTTATACATTGCTTTGCGGTATAACTCAGCGTGTGCGTGTACAGATAAAAAATGACTAA
- a CDS encoding replicative DNA helicase, with the protein MADTEYQSRDRALDSLKVPPHSIQAEQSVLGGLMLDNERWDTVADKVTEVDFYRKDHRSIFRVIADLAEKSVPFDVVTISEALKKDDELDDAGGLAYLSVLAKDTPSAANIVAYANIVRDRSVLRQLIHVGTDISESAFNTEGMTTGDLLEKAEKNVFEIAEQRQKGQAGFISIKDLLSTAVEKIETLFEQEGSVTGVSTGFTDLDEMTSGLQPGDLIIVAGRPSMGKTTIAMNMAENAAVGSGLPVAVYSMEMPGDSLAMRMMSSLGRIDQHKVRTGGLDDDEWPRLTSAINLLAETKLFIDDTPALTPNEVRSRARRLTRDHGQLGLIVLDYLQLMQSPSSGESRVAQISDISRGLKTMAKELNVPVVALSQLNRNLEQRPNKRPVMSDLRESGSIEQDADVIMFVYRDEVYNDDSPDKGMAEIIIGKQRNGPIGTVRLTFLGKYTRFENHAHDPYADSEGDFE; encoded by the coding sequence ATGGCCGATACTGAATATCAAAGTCGTGATAGAGCATTAGATTCATTAAAAGTACCGCCACACTCTATTCAAGCTGAACAGTCAGTTTTGGGTGGCTTGATGCTGGACAATGAGCGTTGGGATACGGTAGCGGATAAAGTCACGGAAGTTGATTTTTATCGTAAAGACCATCGTTCTATTTTTCGTGTCATTGCTGATTTGGCGGAAAAGAGTGTGCCGTTTGATGTGGTGACCATTTCTGAGGCACTCAAGAAAGATGATGAGTTGGATGATGCGGGAGGGCTCGCGTATTTAAGTGTCTTAGCGAAAGATACGCCAAGTGCTGCTAATATTGTTGCTTATGCAAATATCGTGCGCGATCGCTCGGTATTAAGGCAGTTGATTCATGTGGGGACTGATATTTCCGAATCGGCTTTTAATACTGAAGGGATGACCACGGGAGATTTGCTGGAAAAAGCCGAAAAAAATGTATTTGAAATAGCCGAGCAACGCCAGAAAGGGCAGGCTGGTTTTATCTCAATTAAGGATTTATTGAGTACTGCGGTAGAAAAAATAGAAACTTTGTTTGAACAAGAAGGTAGTGTTACTGGGGTGAGTACAGGTTTTACTGATCTGGATGAAATGACCTCGGGACTACAACCAGGTGATCTCATTATTGTTGCCGGTAGGCCTTCTATGGGAAAAACTACGATTGCCATGAATATGGCTGAAAATGCCGCAGTAGGTAGTGGTTTGCCTGTGGCAGTGTACAGCATGGAGATGCCAGGTGATTCATTGGCAATGCGGATGATGTCATCGTTAGGCCGTATTGATCAGCATAAGGTGAGAACAGGTGGCTTGGATGATGATGAGTGGCCGCGCTTAACTTCAGCGATTAATTTATTAGCTGAAACCAAATTATTTATTGATGATACGCCTGCATTAACGCCGAATGAAGTGCGTTCCAGAGCAAGGCGCTTAACGCGTGATCATGGGCAGTTAGGACTTATCGTATTAGATTACTTGCAACTGATGCAATCTCCATCCAGTGGAGAGAGCCGGGTTGCACAGATTTCTGATATTTCCCGTGGTTTGAAAACCATGGCGAAAGAGCTTAATGTACCTGTAGTGGCCTTATCGCAGTTGAACCGTAATTTAGAGCAACGCCCTAATAAACGCCCAGTGATGTCTGATTTACGGGAGTCGGGTAGTATTGAGCAGGATGCCGATGTGATTATGTTTGTCTATCGCGATGAAGTATATAACGATGACAGTCCTGATAAAGGCATGGCTGAGATTATTATAGGTAAGCAACGGAATGGGCCTATTGGTACGGTTCGTCTAACCTTTTTGGGTAAATACACGCGTTTTGAGAATCATGCGCATGATCCCTATGCAGATTCAGAGGGAGATTTTGAGTGA
- a CDS encoding small subunit ribosomal protein S9 — protein MAEAQYYGTGRRKSAIARVYAQAGSGKFTVNNKTIEDYFGRITDQMVARQALELLDLTDKFDINVTVKGSGPSGQAGAIRHGVTRALMVYDETLRPELRKAGFVTRDSRKVERKKVGLHKARKRPQYSKR, from the coding sequence ATGGCAGAAGCTCAATATTACGGAACAGGACGACGCAAAAGTGCAATAGCACGTGTATATGCTCAAGCAGGTTCTGGAAAATTTACAGTTAATAACAAAACGATTGAAGATTATTTCGGTCGTATAACAGACCAAATGGTTGCACGTCAAGCATTAGAGTTATTAGATTTAACTGATAAATTCGACATCAATGTTACCGTTAAAGGTAGTGGACCATCTGGACAAGCAGGAGCAATCCGTCACGGTGTGACTCGTGCTCTAATGGTATACGATGAAACATTGCGTCCTGAATTAAGAAAAGCTGGCTTTGTTACACGTGATTCACGTAAAGTAGAGCGTAAGAAAGTTGGTTTACACAAAGCGAGAAAACGTCCTCAGTACTCAAAACGTTAA
- a CDS encoding large subunit ribosomal protein L13: MKTFSAKPAEVKRDWYVIDAEGKTLGRLATEVARRLRGKHKPEYTPHVDTGDYIIVINAEKIGVTGNKEKDKMYYHHTGYIGNLKSVSLGKLRQTFPDRIINNAVKGMLPRNPLGRAMFKKLKVYAGPEHGHQAQQPKVLEL; encoded by the coding sequence ATGAAAACATTTAGCGCAAAACCCGCTGAAGTGAAGCGCGATTGGTATGTGATCGATGCAGAAGGCAAGACGCTTGGACGTTTAGCTACTGAAGTTGCACGACGCCTTCGTGGTAAGCATAAACCAGAATACACGCCTCATGTTGACACAGGTGATTACATTATCGTTATTAATGCTGAGAAAATCGGTGTTACAGGTAATAAAGAAAAAGATAAAATGTACTACCACCACACAGGTTACATTGGTAACTTGAAAAGCGTTAGCTTAGGTAAATTAAGACAAACTTTTCCAGATCGTATTATTAATAATGCGGTTAAAGGAATGTTGCCAAGAAACCCACTAGGTCGTGCAATGTTCAAAAAGTTAAAAGTATATGCAGGCCCTGAACATGGTCATCAAGCTCAACAACCTAAAGTTTTAGAACTTTAG
- a CDS encoding segregation and condensation protein B — MAVLETETKSQPEPEPEPEPEPEPEPEPEPEPEPEPEPEPEPEPEPEPEPSVVKVKKKAVIIEDLSVAVPTLNVEKEQLPEQLAEIATMPQEPVDANTKVKRIIEALLFAAEQPMTVKQLRAVFPEIEAPKPQQVQDAIDSLRYDYRLQAIGLHKVASGYRFQVKTDMARWVARLFAEKPPKYSRALLETIAIIAYQQPVTRGDIEEIRGVSVSSQMIRTLIEREWIKVIAHKEVPGRPALYGTTKQFLDYFNLDSLTGMPPLQELQALALEGEMEI; from the coding sequence TTGGCTGTTCTAGAGACTGAAACAAAATCCCAACCAGAACCAGAACCAGAACCAGAACCAGAACCAGAACCAGAACCAGAACCAGAACCAGAACCAGAACCAGAACCAGAACCAGAACCAGAACCAGAACCAGAACCAGAACCAGAACCATCAGTTGTTAAAGTTAAGAAAAAAGCAGTGATAATAGAAGATCTTAGTGTTGCAGTGCCCACATTAAATGTTGAGAAAGAGCAACTGCCTGAGCAGCTTGCAGAAATAGCGACAATGCCTCAAGAGCCAGTTGATGCAAATACTAAAGTTAAGCGCATTATTGAAGCGTTATTATTTGCTGCTGAGCAGCCAATGACGGTGAAGCAATTGCGCGCAGTCTTTCCAGAGATTGAGGCACCCAAACCGCAACAAGTCCAGGATGCAATTGATTCTTTGCGGTATGACTATCGCCTCCAGGCAATTGGCTTGCATAAAGTGGCGAGTGGTTATCGGTTTCAGGTCAAAACAGATATGGCACGATGGGTAGCGCGTTTATTTGCGGAAAAACCGCCCAAATACTCACGGGCACTCTTGGAAACTATTGCGATCATTGCTTATCAACAGCCTGTTACCCGGGGTGATATTGAGGAAATTCGTGGGGTAAGCGTCAGCTCGCAAATGATAAGAACTTTAATTGAAAGGGAATGGATTAAAGTGATTGCGCATAAAGAAGTGCCCGGCCGGCCAGCGCTATATGGAACTACTAAACAATTTTTAGATTATTTTAATTTAGATTCATTAACAGGTATGCCGCCATTGCAAGAATTGCAGGCATTAGCATTAGAAGGTGAAATGGAGATTTAA